Proteins from a single region of Verrucosispora sp. NA02020:
- a CDS encoding MFS transporter: MSTTHTSGAPGATAGHLSPRRRWAALAVLSTSLLVVVMDMTILNVALPDMAAALSPTAAQQLWIVDIYSLVLAGLLVSMSTLGDRWGRRRLLLAGFSVFGGASLLILVAESAPMVIAVRALLGVGGAMIMPATLSMIRSLFTDPAERAKALGIWAAVASLGAAVGPIVGGVLLEHFAWQAAFLLNVPWMVAAIVAAVLLLPEARNPNPGRWDALATVLSIAGMTALVWSIKRIAKEGPTDLLALAALTAGLALLVWFVLRCLRSDSPLLRVRLFGVPSFTAGTLAALFTMMAMGSALLLSAQWLQLVRGMSPLQAGVALLPLAIAATVVSPLAPALAQRIGARTVLVGGLALAGLGFAVLAVAPEPLGYTPVGIFLALLGAGMGSLAIASAIIMSGTPAEHAGSAAAIEETSYELGAVLGVAVLGSTAAALYRAELPASDLAAAGLSSEQVGVAQESLGGALHVLDGLGPAGAAAAAQAQDAFTHGLMLVGGIGAAIMLVSVVVVFALTPKGLDVTKGH, from the coding sequence TGTCCCCCCGGCGCCGATGGGCCGCCCTGGCCGTGCTCTCCACCAGCCTGCTGGTGGTGGTCATGGACATGACCATCCTGAACGTCGCCCTGCCCGACATGGCCGCGGCGCTGTCGCCGACCGCCGCCCAGCAGCTCTGGATCGTCGACATCTACTCGCTGGTCCTGGCCGGGCTCCTGGTCAGCATGAGCACCCTGGGCGACCGGTGGGGTCGCCGCAGGTTGCTCCTGGCCGGATTCTCGGTCTTCGGTGGCGCGTCCCTGCTGATCCTGGTGGCCGAGTCGGCTCCGATGGTGATCGCGGTACGCGCCCTGCTGGGCGTGGGCGGGGCGATGATCATGCCGGCGACCCTGTCGATGATCCGGAGCCTCTTCACCGATCCGGCCGAACGCGCCAAGGCGCTCGGCATCTGGGCGGCGGTGGCCTCCCTGGGCGCGGCCGTCGGGCCGATCGTGGGTGGCGTACTCCTGGAGCACTTCGCCTGGCAGGCGGCGTTCCTGCTCAACGTGCCCTGGATGGTCGCGGCGATCGTCGCGGCGGTGCTGCTGCTGCCGGAGGCCCGCAACCCGAACCCGGGCCGCTGGGACGCGTTGGCCACCGTCCTGTCCATCGCGGGCATGACCGCCCTGGTGTGGAGCATCAAGCGCATCGCCAAGGAGGGGCCGACCGATCTGCTGGCGCTGGCGGCCCTGACGGCGGGGCTCGCCCTGCTGGTGTGGTTCGTGCTGCGGTGCCTGCGCAGCGATTCGCCGCTGCTGCGGGTACGCCTCTTCGGCGTCCCCTCGTTCACGGCCGGCACGTTGGCGGCGTTGTTCACCATGATGGCCATGGGGTCGGCACTGCTGCTCTCGGCCCAGTGGCTCCAACTCGTGCGGGGCATGTCGCCGTTGCAGGCGGGTGTCGCGTTGCTGCCGCTGGCCATCGCCGCGACGGTGGTCTCGCCGCTGGCACCGGCGCTGGCCCAGCGCATCGGCGCCCGTACCGTCCTGGTGGGGGGCCTGGCGCTGGCGGGCCTGGGTTTCGCGGTCCTGGCCGTGGCCCCCGAGCCGCTCGGCTACACCCCGGTCGGGATCTTCCTGGCCCTGCTCGGGGCCGGGATGGGCTCGCTGGCCATCGCCTCGGCGATCATCATGTCCGGGACACCCGCCGAGCACGCGGGCAGCGCCGCCGCCATCGAGGAGACCTCCTACGAACTGGGCGCGGTGCTGGGCGTGGCCGTGCTGGGCAGCACGGCGGCGGCGTTGTACCGCGCCGAACTCCCGGCCTCGGACCTGGCCGCAGCGGGGCTGAGCTCCGAGCAGGTGGGGGTGGCCCAGGAGTCGCTCGGTGGCGCCCTGCACGTGCTGGACGGACTGGGCCCGGCCGGGGCCGCTGCTGCCGCCCAGGCCCAGGACGCCTTCACCCACGGACTGATGCTGGTCGGTGGCATCGGCGCCGCGATCATGCTGGTGTCGGTGGTCGTGGTGTTCGCCCTGACCCCGAAGGGACTGGACGTGACCAAGGGCCACTAG